The Vespula vulgaris chromosome 10, iyVesVulg1.1, whole genome shotgun sequence nucleotide sequence TTTACTGGTCaagatcgaacgattaaacatttatctatgaattttttatcacaaataaaatagtatcctgatatatacaaaaagaaaaaaaaattagctaTTTTCGAGCACTTTTTTTAAGACGTTTTGtcagaaaattaataacaattagaTACGATTTCTACTTATACCACCATCGATAAAGTAGAAATCGTTGTCATCGTATGAGAAAATTGCGGTCAAAAATTGACTTTTTGAATGGACCTTTAGTAATTCATTTATTCGGCAGAATGTATCTGTAATCTTCTCATAAAGAGAACGTAAATATTCAGAAACTGTAAGTCAGCAACAAGAGGTAGTAACTACCATGATTTTTGTCATAGAGATAAACTCTAACCAAACGGAAAGCATTGTTTTTCTTAGAGTCctcttttcaatattatatatcatacgaAGCTTTTAAGGCTGTTCATCAAccttgattttataatacaacCGCGCTGTCGtggtttaatatttatatagtataacGGTGCCGTGGCCGTTCCGTATCCaaacatttatatactatCGGAGATTGTCCAGGTGTTACAGTATTTGAAGTTTCTGAATACGTTcctaaaaattaataaagtcaTACACGGACGAGATATGTTCAGACACGTTTATATAAGTCCGTGCTGCGGCCGTGGCCTCTccgtggaaataaaaaaaatatcggttGCTTGGCAAATGTGATCGAAAAATGTCCGGATCATCCATGAATGATATATAAACTGTTACGtcataaaattatgataaccAATTCGGATCCGATGCAGCCAACCGGGACGCGGAACGGCCACGGCACGGTTGTATATAAATGAGCCTTATTATCCATAGCGTTTGCgctgttataaaataatttacaaaatagtTTACCTCCTTTAGCTCGATGCATCGCTCTGATATGATCGAGATCGGCTGCAGAACAGAGGGGAGTATCGACCTCGTAAGTGTTATTAAAGAGACTGTAATTGACCTCGTATTCGCCGGTTTCCTTACGGAATGTGATAATGTGCTCGAAACGATGTCCCCAAAGAATTTCCGACGGTAGATAGGAGCTTCTAGCTTGCGTCGTCATACCGGTCGATTCGATCACACCTACAATCGTAATTGAAAACGCTATAGTACTAGAGTTAGAATGTTGCAGCATCGAATTTAAAGTTTTTACCTTCTAAAATAACGACAATCTCGAAACGTTCTCGAAGCATATCGCTGGCGGATATATGATAAAGTGGCGAATGTTCATCAATCTTATGAACTATCGTTGTTGgccatataaaaaatatcttgtcCTCCTCCCCGTCTCCGCCGACTTTTAATTCCGTTTGGAAGAACGGTAGGAGCTCGCCCTCTCTCGTCACCTGAAATATTTTGCATCGAActagtaaaataattttttttaataaaaatatatttttaatacttaagCTGCCTACCTTTCTTTTGATCATTTGTGCTCTGACGTGAGCCTCGATGATATGACTCTTTCTCATGTCCCCGACGCGAAACATTAAACACGATTGGCCGTCCCTCTGACATATTACAGCGTTCCTCGAGAAAAGGAGGGTCTGCGTTCTTTTCTTCGGTCGAGACAACTTCGCGAATACTATGCCGACCATAAAGGCTTGTAAGATCACTCCTGTCATCGATTGTATACACATAACGAATATCGCCTCTGGACATTCGTCCGTCGTGTGTTTAGAGCCATATCTGCATCATGatacgatattaatatacgagttcgtttcttttctctttgaactTTTGAACTTTGAACTTAATTTTACGATGTACGTAATTTTAGTTAAAGAAATGTCAAGgtcagttaaaaaaaaaaaagaaaagaaaagaacttaaatttacatttttttaaatacataatataacgCATTGATGCTGAAATTTTTGTGATTATATTAGTAAATATAAAGATgctaatattgttatttaactcttatttttaaatcgaacagaaatttattaattggaAAAGTTAATATCGTTTTGTATGCCTATAGtaaattcatgaaaattttacgagctttaataattaataacgattcaTAATTTGTGCATCGTTACTTTAAACATTAAAACATTCCGTGCGtgttgaaaaatgaaagaaaaataaaacacaagTTCATACACTACACAAAAGAACGAGAATAGAAGTAAGAATGATTGCGTTTACCCGATCGTGTGCTGTGTCTCGAcggaaaagaggaaacagCTGGTGAAACTATGTATTTCTTGGACGCAAGGAGTAAATGTAAAATTCGGCGAGTTGTAATTACGTGGATCAAGGTCTCCGTGGCTATAAGCGATCAACCACCAAATCAGAGCAAAACCGAGCcaagaaagtaaaaagttcATCGAGAAAACAAGAAGCGTCCAGCGCCATTGAGCGTCGACTAAAGTGGTGAAAATAtcctgcaaaaaaaaaagaaaataaattgttaaccGAGATGAATGAGTTTAACTTTGATGGTTATTCAATtatcttctaaaaaaaaaaaaaaagaaaaaatcacctgcaaataacgacgacgacgtttaGCAACATTTCCTTGAACGACGTTGCAATCTCCATGCTTGAACACTACTCTCTTACGTACTCTTCTAGAACTGAATCTGGTTTGACGATATCTtcggaaaaaaaagcaaaaagaaaaatcaaaatataagaaaatgcaTAGGCTTtgaataagaagagaatattAGAAAGATACGTGAAaaagatgtaataaaaataattctttacaaattataaagatatccgttttacaaatttttctttaaacattgttttaatatcaaacaaaaatttatttatcgtaacCATCGCAATGTTATTCGCAAtgcagaaaattaatttttatctaatattaaatAGCAAAAAACTTTCAGTAGcatctgtttctttttactcatttctaaaataaaaagaaatgatatccTAGGATGAAATCTAGTTCAGATTAAATTAGTTTCTTTTATGATAGCTcttaaaagttaaaatataCAGCAATTacgatctatatataaaaacgatctATAATAGTCATTAATGATcctttaaataatgtatataagagtagttattgaataaaattgatttactGCATTGTTCGTATTATATGGcttgttccatttaaaaaaaaaaaaagaaaaaagaaagattccaccttatatctattcgtaaaaatatagaaagataaaaggtttttttattcgtatagaCGATCTCGTTGTTTATTTCTGAAATTGAGAAGCtatctttcgtttctatttcgatGATCTTGATAGTCGTAATTTATGAAAGTAAAACAAACAACTTATCGATAACTACAAAATCGCGAattcttcgatttctttttgttttttttttcttttttatttcgcattAAAACAAATTGCGACTACCACGCACGTTTTTATTAAGAGATGAGAGGAAGCACAgcgtaaaattataatatcattgaaaatatattaggTTCTAATTTATCGCTTGGTCTAGGCCATGCTTAAAAGTGCGGCGCCACAACGAAATCGTCGAACGGCAACTTGCCAGTGAAGCGTCATTGAAACGAATCAcgacttttttttatgattcatATGTTctacgatttattataaatgacgTCGAAACTTGCAGTTAAAATTGatctaattaatataattgatcgcacttataaattaaatatcccgttcaaatttttatatattttttaacgatctatgattaatttctttgGAATCGAATGATCGTTCGATAGTTTTTAACAAGTGCTAACGTTAGATTTAATATGGATCAAGGTAATC carries:
- the LOC127066760 gene encoding inward rectifier potassium channel 2-like isoform X2, translated to MATATSISPSASDGEKLHHLGDGGTAFSGLRRALSQVSMLVLKATTSGEAAWREELLKYRQTRFSSRRVRKRVVFKHGDCNVVQGNVAKRRRRYLQDIFTTLVDAQWRWTLLVFSMNFLLSWLGFALIWWLIAYSHGDLDPRNYNSPNFTFTPCVQEIHSFTSCFLFSVETQHTIGYGSKHTTDECPEAIFVMCIQSMTGVILQAFMVGIVFAKLSRPKKRTQTLLFSRNAVICQRDGQSCLMFRVGDMRKSHIIEAHVRAQMIKRKVTREGELLPFFQTELKVGGDGEEDKIFFIWPTTIVHKIDEHSPLYHISASDMLRERFEIVVILEGVIESTGMTTQARSSYLPSEILWGHRFEHIITFRKETGEYEVNYSLFNNTYEVDTPLCSAADLDHIRAMHRAKGERVSSGAFPYHDVSSSSLTTSSGSSLASSLGGLHMHAPPLTPPTPIPVMITGPDGTLRRESVNSVQVEPRRPIFYTPDESIDNEIACGATPVSPEESRVQEEYNRALEDINATLRKNRKHNCKDEKKIHREGSKSTLDSKKSDSRINIEGMKRSTSRPTIDQCQARNKKSSSKSTLDPRHSKFKGSHESLRDAMPRRLSLCDGHKAKDMQKKTSFVLGNEEEMRSVEITIPTISTSLGVPQRLEIVVDSPESNHRLERVNACEDV